The proteins below are encoded in one region of Vulpes lagopus strain Blue_001 chromosome 10, ASM1834538v1, whole genome shotgun sequence:
- the MYSM1 gene encoding deubiquitinase MYSM1 isoform X2: protein MGLGPIMAAEEADVDIEGDVVPAAAQPGSDGNTASVLQDHYLDSSWRTENGLVPWTLDSTISEENRAVIEKMLLEEEYYLSKKSLPEKFWLDQKEDDKKYMKSLQKTAKIMAHSPTKSASYSVKWTIEEKELFEQGLAKFGRRWTKIAKLIGSRTVLQVKSYARQYFKNKVKLDGPEKETPNQKSSSDLQIKNEGEGTKAWTPSDLRGRADPNLNAIKIEQLSDDEEIDITDEADELTSQAPQKNSSNDVLLNIPSSISHESSQGEFIASYNQEDSVSKSSKEYFQNIKQGEMEALSSSGSKFWTETQNTSDKKSLELNDQKCNKMMKNSEKHDGSGIMDHARPLSSPEPCEVQKDLSDNELLFHSSYQMDDESHEEEELKPPEQEVEIDRNTIQEEEKQAIPEFFEGRHAKTPERYLKIRNYILDQWEICKPKYLNKTSVRPGLKNCGDVNCIGRIHTYLELIGAINFGCEQAVYNRPQPVDKVRVRDRKDTVEAYQLAQRLQSMRTRRRRVRDPWGNWCDAKDLEGQTFEHLSAEELARRKEEKCKPVKSSKVPRPTKSSFDPFQLIPCNFFSEEKQEPFQVKVASEALLIMDLHAHVSMAEVIGLLGGRYSEVDKVVEVCAAEPCNSLSTGLQCEMDPVSQTQASETLAVRGYSVIGWYHSHPAFDPNPSLRDIDTQAKYQSYFSRGGAKFIGMIVSPYNQNNPLPYSQITCLVISDEISSDGSYRLPYKFEVQQMLEEPQWGLVFEKTRWIIEKYRLSHSVPMDKIFHRDSDLTCLQKLLECLRKTLSKVTNCFIAEEFLTQIENLFLSNYKSKQENGVAEENCAVGTKELLM from the exons ATGGGGTTAGGTCCCATCATGGCGGCTGAAGAGGCGGATGTGGATATCGAAGGGGACGTGGTGCCGGCCGCGGCACAGCCCGG AAGTGATGGAAATACAGCATCTGTTTTACAAGATCACTATCTTGATTCATCGTGGAGAACTGAGAATGGTCTTGTT cctTGGACTCTGGATAGCACCATCAGTGAAGAGAACAGAGCTGTCATTGAGAAGATGTTGTTGGAAGAAGA GTATTACTTATCTAAAAAATCACTTCCAGAAAAATTCTGGCTTGATCAAAAGGAAGatgataaaaaatacatgaagag CCTGCAGAAAACAGCAAAAATCAT ggcACACTCTCCTACAAAATCAGCCAGTTACTCAGTAAAGTGGACGATAGAAGAAAAAGAGCTGTTTGAACAAGGGCTG GCTAAATTTGGCCGAAGGTGGACCAAAATTGCAAAACTAATTGGAAGTCGCACAGTTTTACAAGTTAAGAGTTATGCCAggcagtactttaaaaataag GTAAAATTAGATGGTCCAGAGAAGGAAACACCAAATCAAAAGAGCAGCAGTGATCTTCAGATTAAAAATGAAGGTGAAGGCACAAAGGCATGGACGCCATCAGATCTAAGGGGACGTGCTGATCCCAACTTGAATGCTATAAAAATTGAGCAGTTATCTGATGATGAAGAAATAGACATCACAGATGAGGCAGATGAGTTGACTTCTCAAGCTCCCCAAAAGAATTCTAGCAATGATGTCTTATTAAACATTCCTAGTAGTATAAGTCATGAATCCAGCCAAGGGGAATTTATTGCTTCTTACAACCAAGAAGATTCTGTATCTAAATCTTCCAAggaatattttcagaatataaagCAGGGAGAGATGGAAGCACTCTCAAGCTCAGGAAGTAAATTTTGGACTGAAACACAGAACACTAGTGACAAAAAGTCCCTTGAATTAAATGAtcagaaatgtaataaaatgatgaaaaactctgaaaaacatGATGGAAGTGGAATAATGGATCATGCCAGGCCATTGTCTTCTCCAGAGCCTTGTGAAGTTCAGAAAGACTTGAGTGATAATGAAttgctttttcattcttcctaTCAAATGGACGACGAGAGCCATGAGGAAGAAGAGCTTAAGCCACCAGAACAAGAAGTAGAAATAGATAGAAATACcattcaagaagaagaaaaacaagcaatTCCTGAGTTTTTTGAGGGACGCCATGCTAAAACACCAGAACGCTATTTGAAAATTAGGAATTACATTTTGGATCAGTG GGAGATATGCAAACCGAAATACTTAAATAAGACCTCAGTACGTCCTGGCCTGAAGAACTGTGGGGATGTTAATTGTATTGGACGGATTCATACATACCTCGAGTTGATAGGAGCAATCAATTTTGGatgtg AACAGGCTGTATACAACAGGCCGCAACCAGTTGACAAAGTACGAGTCAGAGACCGAAAAGATACAGTTGAAGCATACCAGCTTGCACAGCGGCTGCAATCTATG CGCACAAGGAGACGTAGGGTCCGAGACCCATGGGGAAATTGGTGTGATGCAAAAGACTTAGAAGGACAAACCTTTGAG CATCTTTCTGCTGAGGAATTggcaagaagaaaagaggaaaaatgtaaaCCTGTCAAATCCTCAAAAGTACCAAGACCAACAAAAAG ctcGTTTGATCCCTTCCAGCTGATACCTTGTAATTTTTTCAGTGAAGAAAAGCAG gagCCATTTCAGGTGAAAGTGGCTTCAGAAGCACTTTTAATAATGGATTTG catgCTCATGTTTCTATGGCAGAAGTGATTGGTCTATTAGGAGGAAGATACTCAGAAGTTGATAAAGTAGTTGAA GTCTGTGCAGCAGAGCCATGTAATAGTCTGAGTACAGGACTGCAGTGTGAGATGGATCCTGTCTCACAAACACAGGCCTCAGAGACCTTGGCTGTGAGAGGCTATAGTGTTATTGGATGGTATCATTCTCATCCTGCCTTTGATCCAAATCCTTCCTTACGAGATATTGACACTCAAGCCAAATACCAG AGTTACTTCTCCAGAGGCGGTGCAAAGTTCATTGGAATGATTGTTAGTCCTTATAATCAAAACAATCCTTTACCTTATTCCCAGATTACCTGCCTGGTTATAAGTGATGAAATTAGCTCAGATGGCTCTTATC GTTTACCTTATAAATTTGAAGTACAACAGATGCTGGAAGAACCTCAGTGGGGATTAGTGTTTGAAAAGACAAGATGGATAATAGAAAAATACCGGCTATCCCATAG TGTCCCTATGGATAAAATCTTTCACCGGGATTCTGACCTGACTTGTTTGCAGAAA CTTTTGGAGTGTCTGAGGAAAACTCTGAGCAAAGTGACTAATTGCTTCATTGCTGAAGAATTCTTAACTCAAATAGAAAATTTATTCCTTTCCAATTATAAAAGCAAGCAGGAGAATGGAGTGGCTGAAGAGAACTGTGCTGTGGGTACAAAGGAACtgttaatgtaa
- the MYSM1 gene encoding deubiquitinase MYSM1 isoform X4 yields MGLGPIMAAEEADVDIEGDVVPAAAQPGSDGNTASVLQDHYLDSSWRTENGLVPWTLDSTISEENRAVIEKMLLEEEYYLSKKSLPEKFWLDQKEDDKKYMKRAHSPTKSASYSVKWTIEEKELFEQGLAKFGRRWTKIAKLIGSRTVLQVKSYARQYFKNKVKLDGPEKETPNQKSSSDLQIKNEGEGTKAWTPSDLRGRADPNLNAIKIEQLSDDEEIDITDEADELTSQAPQKNSSNDVLLNIPSSISHESSQGEFIASYNQEDSVSKSSKEYFQNIKQGEMEALSSSGSKFWTETQNTSDKKSLELNDQKCNKMMKNSEKHDGSGIMDHARPLSSPEPCEVQKDLSDNELLFHSSYQMDDESHEEEELKPPEQEVEIDRNTIQEEEKQAIPEFFEGRHAKTPERYLKIRNYILDQWEICKPKYLNKTSVRPGLKNCGDVNCIGRIHTYLELIGAINFGCEQAVYNRPQPVDKVRVRDRKDTVEAYQLAQRLQSMRTRRRRVRDPWGNWCDAKDLEGQTFEHLSAEELARRKEEKCKPVKSSKVPRPTKSSFDPFQLIPCNFFSEEKQEPFQVKVASEALLIMDLHAHVSMAEVIGLLGGRYSEVDKVVEVCAAEPCNSLSTGLQCEMDPVSQTQASETLAVRGYSVIGWYHSHPAFDPNPSLRDIDTQAKYQSYFSRGGAKFIGMIVSPYNQNNPLPYSQITCLVISDEISSDGSYRLPYKFEVQQMLEEPQWGLVFEKTRWIIEKYRLSHSSVPMDKIFHRDSDLTCLQKLLECLRKTLSKVTNCFIAEEFLTQIENLFLSNYKSKQENGVAEENCAVGTKELLM; encoded by the exons ATGGGGTTAGGTCCCATCATGGCGGCTGAAGAGGCGGATGTGGATATCGAAGGGGACGTGGTGCCGGCCGCGGCACAGCCCGG AAGTGATGGAAATACAGCATCTGTTTTACAAGATCACTATCTTGATTCATCGTGGAGAACTGAGAATGGTCTTGTT cctTGGACTCTGGATAGCACCATCAGTGAAGAGAACAGAGCTGTCATTGAGAAGATGTTGTTGGAAGAAGA GTATTACTTATCTAAAAAATCACTTCCAGAAAAATTCTGGCTTGATCAAAAGGAAGatgataaaaaatacatgaagag ggcACACTCTCCTACAAAATCAGCCAGTTACTCAGTAAAGTGGACGATAGAAGAAAAAGAGCTGTTTGAACAAGGGCTG GCTAAATTTGGCCGAAGGTGGACCAAAATTGCAAAACTAATTGGAAGTCGCACAGTTTTACAAGTTAAGAGTTATGCCAggcagtactttaaaaataag GTAAAATTAGATGGTCCAGAGAAGGAAACACCAAATCAAAAGAGCAGCAGTGATCTTCAGATTAAAAATGAAGGTGAAGGCACAAAGGCATGGACGCCATCAGATCTAAGGGGACGTGCTGATCCCAACTTGAATGCTATAAAAATTGAGCAGTTATCTGATGATGAAGAAATAGACATCACAGATGAGGCAGATGAGTTGACTTCTCAAGCTCCCCAAAAGAATTCTAGCAATGATGTCTTATTAAACATTCCTAGTAGTATAAGTCATGAATCCAGCCAAGGGGAATTTATTGCTTCTTACAACCAAGAAGATTCTGTATCTAAATCTTCCAAggaatattttcagaatataaagCAGGGAGAGATGGAAGCACTCTCAAGCTCAGGAAGTAAATTTTGGACTGAAACACAGAACACTAGTGACAAAAAGTCCCTTGAATTAAATGAtcagaaatgtaataaaatgatgaaaaactctgaaaaacatGATGGAAGTGGAATAATGGATCATGCCAGGCCATTGTCTTCTCCAGAGCCTTGTGAAGTTCAGAAAGACTTGAGTGATAATGAAttgctttttcattcttcctaTCAAATGGACGACGAGAGCCATGAGGAAGAAGAGCTTAAGCCACCAGAACAAGAAGTAGAAATAGATAGAAATACcattcaagaagaagaaaaacaagcaatTCCTGAGTTTTTTGAGGGACGCCATGCTAAAACACCAGAACGCTATTTGAAAATTAGGAATTACATTTTGGATCAGTG GGAGATATGCAAACCGAAATACTTAAATAAGACCTCAGTACGTCCTGGCCTGAAGAACTGTGGGGATGTTAATTGTATTGGACGGATTCATACATACCTCGAGTTGATAGGAGCAATCAATTTTGGatgtg AACAGGCTGTATACAACAGGCCGCAACCAGTTGACAAAGTACGAGTCAGAGACCGAAAAGATACAGTTGAAGCATACCAGCTTGCACAGCGGCTGCAATCTATG CGCACAAGGAGACGTAGGGTCCGAGACCCATGGGGAAATTGGTGTGATGCAAAAGACTTAGAAGGACAAACCTTTGAG CATCTTTCTGCTGAGGAATTggcaagaagaaaagaggaaaaatgtaaaCCTGTCAAATCCTCAAAAGTACCAAGACCAACAAAAAG ctcGTTTGATCCCTTCCAGCTGATACCTTGTAATTTTTTCAGTGAAGAAAAGCAG gagCCATTTCAGGTGAAAGTGGCTTCAGAAGCACTTTTAATAATGGATTTG catgCTCATGTTTCTATGGCAGAAGTGATTGGTCTATTAGGAGGAAGATACTCAGAAGTTGATAAAGTAGTTGAA GTCTGTGCAGCAGAGCCATGTAATAGTCTGAGTACAGGACTGCAGTGTGAGATGGATCCTGTCTCACAAACACAGGCCTCAGAGACCTTGGCTGTGAGAGGCTATAGTGTTATTGGATGGTATCATTCTCATCCTGCCTTTGATCCAAATCCTTCCTTACGAGATATTGACACTCAAGCCAAATACCAG AGTTACTTCTCCAGAGGCGGTGCAAAGTTCATTGGAATGATTGTTAGTCCTTATAATCAAAACAATCCTTTACCTTATTCCCAGATTACCTGCCTGGTTATAAGTGATGAAATTAGCTCAGATGGCTCTTATC GTTTACCTTATAAATTTGAAGTACAACAGATGCTGGAAGAACCTCAGTGGGGATTAGTGTTTGAAAAGACAAGATGGATAATAGAAAAATACCGGCTATCCCATAG CAGTGTCCCTATGGATAAAATCTTTCACCGGGATTCTGACCTGACTTGTTTGCAGAAA CTTTTGGAGTGTCTGAGGAAAACTCTGAGCAAAGTGACTAATTGCTTCATTGCTGAAGAATTCTTAACTCAAATAGAAAATTTATTCCTTTCCAATTATAAAAGCAAGCAGGAGAATGGAGTGGCTGAAGAGAACTGTGCTGTGGGTACAAAGGAACtgttaatgtaa
- the MYSM1 gene encoding deubiquitinase MYSM1 isoform X3 — MGLGPIMAAEEADVDIEGDVVPAAAQPGDGNTASVLQDHYLDSSWRTENGLVPWTLDSTISEENRAVIEKMLLEEEYYLSKKSLPEKFWLDQKEDDKKYMKSLQKTAKIMAHSPTKSASYSVKWTIEEKELFEQGLAKFGRRWTKIAKLIGSRTVLQVKSYARQYFKNKVKLDGPEKETPNQKSSSDLQIKNEGEGTKAWTPSDLRGRADPNLNAIKIEQLSDDEEIDITDEADELTSQAPQKNSSNDVLLNIPSSISHESSQGEFIASYNQEDSVSKSSKEYFQNIKQGEMEALSSSGSKFWTETQNTSDKKSLELNDQKCNKMMKNSEKHDGSGIMDHARPLSSPEPCEVQKDLSDNELLFHSSYQMDDESHEEEELKPPEQEVEIDRNTIQEEEKQAIPEFFEGRHAKTPERYLKIRNYILDQWEICKPKYLNKTSVRPGLKNCGDVNCIGRIHTYLELIGAINFGCEQAVYNRPQPVDKVRVRDRKDTVEAYQLAQRLQSMRTRRRRVRDPWGNWCDAKDLEGQTFEHLSAEELARRKEEKCKPVKSSKVPRPTKSSFDPFQLIPCNFFSEEKQEPFQVKVASEALLIMDLHAHVSMAEVIGLLGGRYSEVDKVVEVCAAEPCNSLSTGLQCEMDPVSQTQASETLAVRGYSVIGWYHSHPAFDPNPSLRDIDTQAKYQSYFSRGGAKFIGMIVSPYNQNNPLPYSQITCLVISDEISSDGSYRLPYKFEVQQMLEEPQWGLVFEKTRWIIEKYRLSHSSVPMDKIFHRDSDLTCLQKLLECLRKTLSKVTNCFIAEEFLTQIENLFLSNYKSKQENGVAEENCAVGTKELLM; from the exons ATGGGGTTAGGTCCCATCATGGCGGCTGAAGAGGCGGATGTGGATATCGAAGGGGACGTGGTGCCGGCCGCGGCACAGCCCGG TGATGGAAATACAGCATCTGTTTTACAAGATCACTATCTTGATTCATCGTGGAGAACTGAGAATGGTCTTGTT cctTGGACTCTGGATAGCACCATCAGTGAAGAGAACAGAGCTGTCATTGAGAAGATGTTGTTGGAAGAAGA GTATTACTTATCTAAAAAATCACTTCCAGAAAAATTCTGGCTTGATCAAAAGGAAGatgataaaaaatacatgaagag CCTGCAGAAAACAGCAAAAATCAT ggcACACTCTCCTACAAAATCAGCCAGTTACTCAGTAAAGTGGACGATAGAAGAAAAAGAGCTGTTTGAACAAGGGCTG GCTAAATTTGGCCGAAGGTGGACCAAAATTGCAAAACTAATTGGAAGTCGCACAGTTTTACAAGTTAAGAGTTATGCCAggcagtactttaaaaataag GTAAAATTAGATGGTCCAGAGAAGGAAACACCAAATCAAAAGAGCAGCAGTGATCTTCAGATTAAAAATGAAGGTGAAGGCACAAAGGCATGGACGCCATCAGATCTAAGGGGACGTGCTGATCCCAACTTGAATGCTATAAAAATTGAGCAGTTATCTGATGATGAAGAAATAGACATCACAGATGAGGCAGATGAGTTGACTTCTCAAGCTCCCCAAAAGAATTCTAGCAATGATGTCTTATTAAACATTCCTAGTAGTATAAGTCATGAATCCAGCCAAGGGGAATTTATTGCTTCTTACAACCAAGAAGATTCTGTATCTAAATCTTCCAAggaatattttcagaatataaagCAGGGAGAGATGGAAGCACTCTCAAGCTCAGGAAGTAAATTTTGGACTGAAACACAGAACACTAGTGACAAAAAGTCCCTTGAATTAAATGAtcagaaatgtaataaaatgatgaaaaactctgaaaaacatGATGGAAGTGGAATAATGGATCATGCCAGGCCATTGTCTTCTCCAGAGCCTTGTGAAGTTCAGAAAGACTTGAGTGATAATGAAttgctttttcattcttcctaTCAAATGGACGACGAGAGCCATGAGGAAGAAGAGCTTAAGCCACCAGAACAAGAAGTAGAAATAGATAGAAATACcattcaagaagaagaaaaacaagcaatTCCTGAGTTTTTTGAGGGACGCCATGCTAAAACACCAGAACGCTATTTGAAAATTAGGAATTACATTTTGGATCAGTG GGAGATATGCAAACCGAAATACTTAAATAAGACCTCAGTACGTCCTGGCCTGAAGAACTGTGGGGATGTTAATTGTATTGGACGGATTCATACATACCTCGAGTTGATAGGAGCAATCAATTTTGGatgtg AACAGGCTGTATACAACAGGCCGCAACCAGTTGACAAAGTACGAGTCAGAGACCGAAAAGATACAGTTGAAGCATACCAGCTTGCACAGCGGCTGCAATCTATG CGCACAAGGAGACGTAGGGTCCGAGACCCATGGGGAAATTGGTGTGATGCAAAAGACTTAGAAGGACAAACCTTTGAG CATCTTTCTGCTGAGGAATTggcaagaagaaaagaggaaaaatgtaaaCCTGTCAAATCCTCAAAAGTACCAAGACCAACAAAAAG ctcGTTTGATCCCTTCCAGCTGATACCTTGTAATTTTTTCAGTGAAGAAAAGCAG gagCCATTTCAGGTGAAAGTGGCTTCAGAAGCACTTTTAATAATGGATTTG catgCTCATGTTTCTATGGCAGAAGTGATTGGTCTATTAGGAGGAAGATACTCAGAAGTTGATAAAGTAGTTGAA GTCTGTGCAGCAGAGCCATGTAATAGTCTGAGTACAGGACTGCAGTGTGAGATGGATCCTGTCTCACAAACACAGGCCTCAGAGACCTTGGCTGTGAGAGGCTATAGTGTTATTGGATGGTATCATTCTCATCCTGCCTTTGATCCAAATCCTTCCTTACGAGATATTGACACTCAAGCCAAATACCAG AGTTACTTCTCCAGAGGCGGTGCAAAGTTCATTGGAATGATTGTTAGTCCTTATAATCAAAACAATCCTTTACCTTATTCCCAGATTACCTGCCTGGTTATAAGTGATGAAATTAGCTCAGATGGCTCTTATC GTTTACCTTATAAATTTGAAGTACAACAGATGCTGGAAGAACCTCAGTGGGGATTAGTGTTTGAAAAGACAAGATGGATAATAGAAAAATACCGGCTATCCCATAG CAGTGTCCCTATGGATAAAATCTTTCACCGGGATTCTGACCTGACTTGTTTGCAGAAA CTTTTGGAGTGTCTGAGGAAAACTCTGAGCAAAGTGACTAATTGCTTCATTGCTGAAGAATTCTTAACTCAAATAGAAAATTTATTCCTTTCCAATTATAAAAGCAAGCAGGAGAATGGAGTGGCTGAAGAGAACTGTGCTGTGGGTACAAAGGAACtgttaatgtaa
- the MYSM1 gene encoding deubiquitinase MYSM1 isoform X1 — protein MGLGPIMAAEEADVDIEGDVVPAAAQPGSDGNTASVLQDHYLDSSWRTENGLVPWTLDSTISEENRAVIEKMLLEEEYYLSKKSLPEKFWLDQKEDDKKYMKSLQKTAKIMAHSPTKSASYSVKWTIEEKELFEQGLAKFGRRWTKIAKLIGSRTVLQVKSYARQYFKNKVKLDGPEKETPNQKSSSDLQIKNEGEGTKAWTPSDLRGRADPNLNAIKIEQLSDDEEIDITDEADELTSQAPQKNSSNDVLLNIPSSISHESSQGEFIASYNQEDSVSKSSKEYFQNIKQGEMEALSSSGSKFWTETQNTSDKKSLELNDQKCNKMMKNSEKHDGSGIMDHARPLSSPEPCEVQKDLSDNELLFHSSYQMDDESHEEEELKPPEQEVEIDRNTIQEEEKQAIPEFFEGRHAKTPERYLKIRNYILDQWEICKPKYLNKTSVRPGLKNCGDVNCIGRIHTYLELIGAINFGCEQAVYNRPQPVDKVRVRDRKDTVEAYQLAQRLQSMRTRRRRVRDPWGNWCDAKDLEGQTFEHLSAEELARRKEEKCKPVKSSKVPRPTKSSFDPFQLIPCNFFSEEKQEPFQVKVASEALLIMDLHAHVSMAEVIGLLGGRYSEVDKVVEVCAAEPCNSLSTGLQCEMDPVSQTQASETLAVRGYSVIGWYHSHPAFDPNPSLRDIDTQAKYQSYFSRGGAKFIGMIVSPYNQNNPLPYSQITCLVISDEISSDGSYRLPYKFEVQQMLEEPQWGLVFEKTRWIIEKYRLSHSSVPMDKIFHRDSDLTCLQKLLECLRKTLSKVTNCFIAEEFLTQIENLFLSNYKSKQENGVAEENCAVGTKELLM, from the exons ATGGGGTTAGGTCCCATCATGGCGGCTGAAGAGGCGGATGTGGATATCGAAGGGGACGTGGTGCCGGCCGCGGCACAGCCCGG AAGTGATGGAAATACAGCATCTGTTTTACAAGATCACTATCTTGATTCATCGTGGAGAACTGAGAATGGTCTTGTT cctTGGACTCTGGATAGCACCATCAGTGAAGAGAACAGAGCTGTCATTGAGAAGATGTTGTTGGAAGAAGA GTATTACTTATCTAAAAAATCACTTCCAGAAAAATTCTGGCTTGATCAAAAGGAAGatgataaaaaatacatgaagag CCTGCAGAAAACAGCAAAAATCAT ggcACACTCTCCTACAAAATCAGCCAGTTACTCAGTAAAGTGGACGATAGAAGAAAAAGAGCTGTTTGAACAAGGGCTG GCTAAATTTGGCCGAAGGTGGACCAAAATTGCAAAACTAATTGGAAGTCGCACAGTTTTACAAGTTAAGAGTTATGCCAggcagtactttaaaaataag GTAAAATTAGATGGTCCAGAGAAGGAAACACCAAATCAAAAGAGCAGCAGTGATCTTCAGATTAAAAATGAAGGTGAAGGCACAAAGGCATGGACGCCATCAGATCTAAGGGGACGTGCTGATCCCAACTTGAATGCTATAAAAATTGAGCAGTTATCTGATGATGAAGAAATAGACATCACAGATGAGGCAGATGAGTTGACTTCTCAAGCTCCCCAAAAGAATTCTAGCAATGATGTCTTATTAAACATTCCTAGTAGTATAAGTCATGAATCCAGCCAAGGGGAATTTATTGCTTCTTACAACCAAGAAGATTCTGTATCTAAATCTTCCAAggaatattttcagaatataaagCAGGGAGAGATGGAAGCACTCTCAAGCTCAGGAAGTAAATTTTGGACTGAAACACAGAACACTAGTGACAAAAAGTCCCTTGAATTAAATGAtcagaaatgtaataaaatgatgaaaaactctgaaaaacatGATGGAAGTGGAATAATGGATCATGCCAGGCCATTGTCTTCTCCAGAGCCTTGTGAAGTTCAGAAAGACTTGAGTGATAATGAAttgctttttcattcttcctaTCAAATGGACGACGAGAGCCATGAGGAAGAAGAGCTTAAGCCACCAGAACAAGAAGTAGAAATAGATAGAAATACcattcaagaagaagaaaaacaagcaatTCCTGAGTTTTTTGAGGGACGCCATGCTAAAACACCAGAACGCTATTTGAAAATTAGGAATTACATTTTGGATCAGTG GGAGATATGCAAACCGAAATACTTAAATAAGACCTCAGTACGTCCTGGCCTGAAGAACTGTGGGGATGTTAATTGTATTGGACGGATTCATACATACCTCGAGTTGATAGGAGCAATCAATTTTGGatgtg AACAGGCTGTATACAACAGGCCGCAACCAGTTGACAAAGTACGAGTCAGAGACCGAAAAGATACAGTTGAAGCATACCAGCTTGCACAGCGGCTGCAATCTATG CGCACAAGGAGACGTAGGGTCCGAGACCCATGGGGAAATTGGTGTGATGCAAAAGACTTAGAAGGACAAACCTTTGAG CATCTTTCTGCTGAGGAATTggcaagaagaaaagaggaaaaatgtaaaCCTGTCAAATCCTCAAAAGTACCAAGACCAACAAAAAG ctcGTTTGATCCCTTCCAGCTGATACCTTGTAATTTTTTCAGTGAAGAAAAGCAG gagCCATTTCAGGTGAAAGTGGCTTCAGAAGCACTTTTAATAATGGATTTG catgCTCATGTTTCTATGGCAGAAGTGATTGGTCTATTAGGAGGAAGATACTCAGAAGTTGATAAAGTAGTTGAA GTCTGTGCAGCAGAGCCATGTAATAGTCTGAGTACAGGACTGCAGTGTGAGATGGATCCTGTCTCACAAACACAGGCCTCAGAGACCTTGGCTGTGAGAGGCTATAGTGTTATTGGATGGTATCATTCTCATCCTGCCTTTGATCCAAATCCTTCCTTACGAGATATTGACACTCAAGCCAAATACCAG AGTTACTTCTCCAGAGGCGGTGCAAAGTTCATTGGAATGATTGTTAGTCCTTATAATCAAAACAATCCTTTACCTTATTCCCAGATTACCTGCCTGGTTATAAGTGATGAAATTAGCTCAGATGGCTCTTATC GTTTACCTTATAAATTTGAAGTACAACAGATGCTGGAAGAACCTCAGTGGGGATTAGTGTTTGAAAAGACAAGATGGATAATAGAAAAATACCGGCTATCCCATAG CAGTGTCCCTATGGATAAAATCTTTCACCGGGATTCTGACCTGACTTGTTTGCAGAAA CTTTTGGAGTGTCTGAGGAAAACTCTGAGCAAAGTGACTAATTGCTTCATTGCTGAAGAATTCTTAACTCAAATAGAAAATTTATTCCTTTCCAATTATAAAAGCAAGCAGGAGAATGGAGTGGCTGAAGAGAACTGTGCTGTGGGTACAAAGGAACtgttaatgtaa